GAAGAATGAGGGCGGTGACGGGTCCGTCCCAGACAAGAGCGAAGCTGATTCCTGAAATTTCCGCTATGCCTGACCCACCTGGGGTGGGGGCGTAGGCGAGTAAGTATGAAAGAGCCATGCCTGTCGCGTAAACTCCAATCAGGTTGGTTTTTGAACCCAAACTCACAGCCAGGCATGGAGTGACAAGGAAAAAAACACCCATTTCCACAATTGAGATCAGAGCCGCAGCGGCGGTTTTTGATGGGTTTTTGAAAAAAAAAGTTTCATAATTGTGCTTGAGATTTTCCATCGATTTCAAAAATCTGAGAAAAAATTCGAAAAGCTTACGGAAAAAACCTTTTTTACCTGACAGTAATAAAAATAATATTTTTTTCATGGGTCTGTTTCTGAACATGACAAAGTAAAAAAACAAAGCCACAAATAGGTAGAAAAAGAGGATGTAGGAAGACAAACCTGAAAAAAATCTGCTCTTGAGAGCGTTGGCGGCGTATGAAACAAGAAGAGGAGCCGAGAGCAACAAAAAAAGTCCGTTTAAAGCGCTTTTGAACGTGATTATAGCCACCCCTTTTGAAAAACTGCACCGGACTTTCTTGAGCAAGTAAAGTTGATAAGCTATTCCTCCGCTCTGAAGAGGGGTTATCGACGATAAAAAAAGAGGGCTTAAAGTAAACCGAGTTGTTTGGGTAAAAGAGAAGTGGACGCCTTGGGCTCTTGTTAAAAGCATCATTTTTAAAACGCTTAAGACCATTTGGATTAAAGCGGCCAGAAAAGCCGCGCCGATGTAGAGGTAATTCGATGAAGAAAGCGCGTTTTTAATCGAAGTGAAGCCTTCGGTCCATCTTTGCAAAAAAGGTCCTGAACCCGAGACGTTGAAGGGAATGAGAAATATCCACGCGACGAGGGTCAGAAAAATGAAAAGCGCGACGCCTTTTTTGATTTTTTTCAGATCAAAAGGAATCGAGGTC
This portion of the candidate division WOR-3 bacterium genome encodes:
- a CDS encoding flippase-like domain-containing protein, with product MKNKTSIPFDLKKIKKGVALFIFLTLVAWIFLIPFNVSGSGPFLQRWTEGFTSIKNALSSSNYLYIGAAFLAALIQMVLSVLKMMLLTRAQGVHFSFTQTTRFTLSPLFLSSITPLQSGGIAYQLYLLKKVRCSFSKGVAIITFKSALNGLFLLLSAPLLVSYAANALKSRFFSGLSSYILFFYLFVALFFYFVMFRNRPMKKILFLLLSGKKGFFRKLFEFFLRFLKSMENLKHNYETFFFKNPSKTAAAALISIVEMGVFFLVTPCLAVSLGSKTNLIGVYATGMALSYLLAYAPTPGGSGIAEISGISFALVWDGPVTALILLWRVVAHYFPAFFGGALLFVFASGDFGDKKRPSVFDAGPSGKN